In the Streptomyces sp. BHT-5-2 genome, one interval contains:
- a CDS encoding glycosyltransferase 87 family protein, translated as MSAAEGTWTERRTWPQSIAGPGRLAMGVVLLGLSFAGLYALSLAVQLPMSDIEVYRAEGQAAATGGDLYGFTVTKWALPATYPPFAALLFVPTTWVSLTTLKITCVLVNAALLALLIHLSCKAAGLRRAAYSAPLLLATTALGLWLEPVFQTVVFGQINLALACLVLWDLGRPDGARLKGFATGLAAGIKLTPAIFAVYLLVTGRVKAAFTALAGFAVSVLLGALVLPGASVDFWTRRMFETQRVGKVWIVDNQSLQGLLARLLHTKEPGLWWLAAAAVTGAAGLWVARRAFVRRGLDLWGVLATAVTALLVSPISWSHHWVWCIPLLAALTAHARRDAWRRALVAAVTVAFTARSMWALHHKGTLALHFSWWQQLLAAPYPVLGLALLAALAWWTRQTPDRPGAPGGRRAAQVPSPRAGARRPARATTG; from the coding sequence GTGTCTGCCGCCGAGGGGACGTGGACAGAGAGACGCACCTGGCCGCAGAGCATCGCGGGCCCCGGCCGGCTGGCGATGGGGGTGGTCCTGCTCGGGCTGTCCTTCGCCGGGCTCTACGCGCTCTCGCTGGCCGTGCAGCTCCCGATGTCCGACATAGAGGTGTACCGCGCCGAGGGCCAGGCCGCCGCGACCGGCGGCGATCTCTACGGCTTCACGGTCACCAAGTGGGCGCTCCCGGCGACCTATCCGCCGTTCGCCGCCCTGCTGTTCGTCCCCACCACCTGGGTCTCGCTCACCACCCTCAAGATCACCTGCGTGCTGGTCAACGCGGCCCTCCTGGCGCTGCTGATCCACCTCTCCTGCAAGGCCGCCGGCCTCCGCCGGGCCGCGTACTCCGCCCCGCTCCTCCTCGCCACCACCGCGCTGGGCCTCTGGCTCGAACCGGTCTTCCAGACCGTGGTCTTCGGGCAGATCAACCTCGCCCTGGCCTGCCTGGTCCTGTGGGACCTCGGGCGTCCGGACGGCGCCCGCCTCAAGGGCTTCGCCACCGGCCTCGCCGCGGGCATCAAGCTGACCCCGGCGATCTTCGCGGTGTATCTGCTGGTCACCGGGCGGGTGAAGGCCGCGTTCACCGCCCTCGCCGGATTCGCGGTGTCGGTGCTGCTCGGCGCGCTGGTGCTGCCCGGGGCCAGCGTGGATTTCTGGACGCGGCGGATGTTCGAGACGCAGCGGGTCGGCAAGGTGTGGATCGTCGACAACCAGTCGCTGCAGGGCCTGCTCGCCCGCCTCCTGCACACCAAGGAGCCGGGGCTGTGGTGGCTGGCGGCGGCCGCGGTCACCGGCGCGGCCGGGCTGTGGGTCGCCCGCCGGGCCTTCGTCCGCCGCGGCCTGGACCTCTGGGGCGTGCTGGCCACCGCCGTCACCGCACTGCTGGTCTCGCCGATCAGCTGGTCGCACCACTGGGTCTGGTGCATACCCCTGCTGGCGGCGCTGACCGCGCACGCCCGGCGGGACGCCTGGCGCCGGGCGCTGGTGGCCGCCGTCACGGTCGCCTTCACCGCCCGCTCGATGTGGGCCCTCCACCACAAGGGCACCCTGGCCCTGCACTTCTCCTGGTGGCAGCAGCTGCTCGCCGCTCCCTACCCGGTGCTCGGCCTCGCCCTGCTGGCCGCGCTGGCCTGGTGGACGCGCCAGACACCGGACCGCCCGGGAGCACCCGGCGGCCGACGGGCCGCTCAGGTCCCCTCGCCCCGCGCCGGCGCCCGCCGGCCCGCCCGGGCCACGACGGGCTGA
- a CDS encoding DNA repair helicase XPB, producing MSCLIVQSDKTLLLEVDHELADACRRAIAPFAELERAPEHIHTYRVTPLGLWNARAAGHDAEQVVDALVQYSRYPVPHALLVDVAETMSRYGRLTLTKHPAHGLVLSTTDRPVLEEILRSKKVQPLVGARIDPDSVVVHPSERGQIKQTLLKLGWPAEDLAGYVDGEAHPIELAEDGWALRPYQAQAVEGFWHGGSGVVVLPCGAGKTLVGAGAMARAKATTLILVTNTVSARQWKHELVKRTSLTEDEVGEYSGTRKEIRPVTIATYQVLTTKRKGVYPHLELFDSRDWGLIVYDEVHLLPAPVFKFTADLQARRRLGLTATLVREDGRESDVFSLIGPKRFDAPWKEIEAQGYIAPADCVEVRVDLTDAERLAYATAEAEEKYRFCATTDSKQRVTEALVRRHAGEQTLVIGQYIDQLDELGEHLDAPVIKGETSNAQREKLFDAFREGEISVLVVSKVANFSIDLPEATVAIQVSGTFGSRQEEAQRLGRVLRPKADGHEARFYSVVARDTIDQDFAAHRQRFLAEQGYAYRIMDARDLQTADGDGVAAGEDDPAPA from the coding sequence GTGTCCTGCTTGATCGTCCAGAGCGACAAGACGCTGCTGCTGGAGGTGGACCACGAGCTGGCGGATGCCTGCCGGCGGGCCATCGCGCCGTTCGCGGAGCTGGAGCGGGCGCCGGAGCACATCCACACCTACCGGGTGACGCCGCTGGGGCTGTGGAACGCGCGGGCCGCCGGGCACGACGCCGAGCAGGTCGTGGACGCGCTGGTGCAGTACTCGCGGTATCCGGTTCCGCACGCGCTGCTCGTCGACGTCGCCGAGACCATGTCGCGCTACGGGCGGCTGACGCTCACCAAGCACCCCGCGCACGGCCTGGTGCTGTCCACCACCGACCGTCCCGTGCTGGAGGAGATCCTCCGCTCGAAGAAGGTGCAGCCGCTGGTCGGCGCACGGATCGACCCGGACAGCGTGGTGGTGCACCCCTCCGAGCGCGGGCAGATCAAGCAGACGCTGCTGAAGCTGGGCTGGCCGGCCGAGGACCTGGCCGGCTACGTGGACGGCGAGGCGCATCCGATCGAGCTGGCGGAGGACGGCTGGGCGCTGCGCCCGTACCAGGCGCAGGCCGTGGAGGGCTTCTGGCACGGCGGCTCGGGCGTCGTGGTGCTGCCGTGCGGCGCCGGCAAGACGCTGGTCGGCGCGGGCGCCATGGCGCGGGCCAAGGCGACCACGCTGATCCTGGTCACCAACACCGTCTCGGCCCGGCAGTGGAAGCACGAGCTGGTGAAGCGGACGTCGCTGACCGAGGACGAGGTCGGCGAGTACAGCGGGACGAGGAAGGAGATCCGGCCGGTCACCATCGCCACGTACCAGGTGCTGACGACGAAGCGGAAGGGCGTCTACCCGCACCTGGAGCTGTTCGACTCCCGGGACTGGGGCCTGATCGTCTACGACGAGGTGCATCTGCTGCCCGCGCCGGTGTTCAAGTTCACCGCCGATCTGCAGGCCCGGCGGCGACTGGGGCTGACCGCGACGCTGGTGCGCGAGGACGGGCGGGAGTCGGACGTCTTCTCGCTGATCGGGCCCAAGCGGTTCGACGCCCCGTGGAAGGAGATCGAGGCGCAGGGGTACATCGCGCCGGCGGACTGCGTCGAAGTGCGAGTGGACCTCACCGACGCCGAGCGGCTGGCGTACGCCACGGCCGAGGCGGAGGAGAAGTACCGCTTCTGCGCGACCACGGACAGCAAGCAGCGGGTGACCGAGGCGCTGGTGCGCCGGCACGCGGGCGAGCAGACGCTGGTCATCGGCCAGTACATCGACCAGCTGGACGAGTTGGGCGAGCATCTGGACGCGCCGGTGATCAAGGGCGAGACCAGCAACGCGCAGCGCGAGAAGCTCTTCGACGCCTTCCGGGAGGGCGAGATCTCGGTGCTGGTGGTCTCCAAGGTCGCGAACTTCTCCATCGACCTGCCGGAGGCCACGGTCGCGATCCAGGTGTCCGGCACCTTCGGCTCACGCCAGGAGGAGGCGCAGCGGCTGGGCCGGGTCCTGCGGCCCAAGGCGGACGGTCACGAGGCCCGCTTCTACTCCGTCGTCGCCCGCGACACCATCGACCAGGACTTCGCCGCGCACCGGCAGCGCTTCCTGGCCGAACAGGGCTACGCCTACCGGATCATGGACGCCCGCGACCTGCAGACGGCGGACGGCGACGGCGTCGCGGCCGGGGAGGACGATCCCGCTCCGGCGTGA
- a CDS encoding SDR family oxidoreductase, translating into MKILVTGATGNVGRLVTEGLLDAGVDVRALTRNPAAAGLPAGAEVVAGDLSEPDTLRKALDGVERMYLFPIPQAVREVVGAAERAGVRRVVTLSSGAVTAGFDTTHHLPVEQAVEASGMEWTHVRPGEFATNKVALWGPSIREERVVRHPNLDVVWFPVHERDIADVAVLALLGDGHHGAAYTVNGPPVSLRDQVRAIAEALGEEIRCERVTPEEARERYVRQGGFAAVAADFLLGFVDHAGNPADPHAPAAFDASALGPQPTVREVTGAAPRTFAQWARDHVADFR; encoded by the coding sequence GTGAAGATTCTGGTGACCGGTGCGACGGGTAACGTCGGCCGTCTCGTGACCGAAGGACTCCTCGACGCGGGTGTGGACGTCCGGGCCCTGACCCGGAATCCGGCCGCGGCCGGCCTGCCCGCCGGGGCGGAGGTCGTCGCCGGCGACCTCTCCGAACCCGACACGCTCCGGAAGGCGTTGGACGGCGTTGAACGGATGTATCTGTTTCCCATCCCCCAGGCCGTCCGCGAGGTGGTCGGCGCCGCCGAGCGGGCCGGGGTGCGGCGTGTCGTCACACTGTCCTCGGGCGCCGTGACCGCCGGGTTCGACACCACCCACCACCTGCCGGTGGAACAGGCCGTCGAGGCGTCCGGCATGGAGTGGACCCATGTGCGCCCGGGCGAGTTCGCGACGAACAAGGTGGCCCTCTGGGGGCCGTCCATCCGCGAGGAACGGGTGGTGCGCCACCCGAACCTCGACGTGGTCTGGTTCCCCGTGCACGAGCGGGACATCGCCGATGTGGCCGTCCTCGCGCTGCTCGGGGACGGCCACCACGGCGCGGCCTACACGGTCAACGGGCCGCCGGTCAGCCTGCGCGACCAGGTGCGGGCCATCGCCGAGGCCCTCGGGGAGGAGATCCGCTGCGAGCGGGTCACTCCGGAGGAGGCCCGGGAGCGGTATGTGCGCCAGGGTGGGTTCGCCGCGGTGGCCGCGGACTTCCTGCTCGGTTTCGTGGATCACGCGGGAAACCCCGCGGACCCGCACGCGCCGGCCGCGTTCGACGCCTCCGCGCTGGGCCCGCAGCCCACCGTGCGGGAAGTCACCGGCGCCGCGCCGCGGACCTTCGCCCAGTGGGCCCGTGACCACGTCGCCGACTTCCGCTGA
- a CDS encoding SgcJ/EcaC family oxidoreductase, which translates to MTVQPDTAAFQSDDARRITALFQELESAFTEQNAVRFDRRFTEDVVFTAVDGTRFVGWEALHAYHRERFGGHADGIETWYEIESITFPSPDVAVVFFRQPVAMAQHRRENVGTWVLVRKDGQWYVSAGQNTGVVGAAAS; encoded by the coding sequence ATGACCGTCCAGCCAGACACTGCGGCCTTCCAGTCCGACGACGCACGCCGCATCACGGCGCTCTTCCAGGAGCTGGAGTCGGCCTTCACCGAGCAGAACGCCGTGCGGTTCGACCGGCGCTTCACCGAGGACGTCGTGTTCACGGCGGTGGACGGCACACGGTTCGTGGGCTGGGAGGCGCTGCACGCGTATCACCGGGAGCGTTTCGGCGGGCACGCGGACGGCATCGAGACCTGGTACGAGATCGAGTCCATCACCTTTCCCAGCCCCGACGTCGCGGTGGTCTTCTTCCGGCAGCCCGTCGCCATGGCGCAGCACCGGCGGGAGAACGTGGGCACCTGGGTGCTGGTCAGAAAGGACGGGCAGTGGTACGTGTCGGCCGGCCAGAACACGGGTGTCGTCGGCGCCGCCGCCTCCTGA
- a CDS encoding MFS transporter: MSTVPTAAPPDTSALSGRSLWLLRSAGFVSNFDRFCITPMLVLIAVRLGVSMATAVLTASVYFLCYGLTQPLWGLASDRLGRVRVMRLSLMAGALASLLSTLAPGITVLIAARALAGACYAACVPASLSYVGDVVPAEVRQRPLSDLMTAISLGTALGTVVAGVLANYAGWRTVFLLPGLIAACLAWALRRLAEPEREPAGSLLAPFRVVLGSRWMWYLMAVAVVEGAVLLGFLTYLAPALEARGVPTALAGATSALYGAGAMGFAQVVKRLVGRWSPAVLILVGGAQAAAAYAVAAASRSLPALAVTALLLGASWSFMHTTLQSWATVLVPAARATSVAMFGVSLYGGSALASGMTAAAAAGHQYGRLFLIAALLTVPLTLAAVVGRARYR; the protein is encoded by the coding sequence GTGTCCACCGTCCCGACCGCCGCACCCCCCGACACCAGCGCCCTGTCCGGCCGTTCCCTCTGGCTGCTGCGCTCAGCCGGGTTCGTCAGCAACTTCGACCGCTTCTGCATCACGCCCATGCTGGTGCTCATCGCCGTCCGGCTCGGCGTCAGCATGGCCACGGCAGTGCTCACGGCCAGCGTCTACTTCCTGTGCTACGGCCTGACGCAGCCGCTGTGGGGGCTGGCCAGCGACCGGTTGGGCCGGGTGCGAGTGATGCGGCTCTCGCTCATGGCCGGTGCGCTCGCCTCGCTGCTGTCCACCCTCGCCCCCGGCATCACGGTCCTGATCGCGGCCCGCGCCCTCGCCGGGGCCTGCTACGCCGCCTGCGTACCGGCGTCGCTGAGCTATGTCGGCGACGTGGTGCCCGCCGAGGTCCGCCAACGCCCGCTCAGCGACCTGATGACCGCCATCTCCCTGGGGACGGCGCTGGGCACCGTGGTGGCCGGGGTGCTGGCGAACTACGCCGGCTGGCGCACGGTGTTCCTGCTGCCGGGCCTGATCGCCGCCTGCCTCGCCTGGGCGCTGCGGCGCCTGGCCGAGCCGGAACGGGAGCCCGCCGGTTCCCTCCTGGCACCGTTCCGTGTCGTGCTGGGCTCGCGCTGGATGTGGTACCTCATGGCCGTCGCCGTGGTCGAGGGAGCCGTACTGCTGGGCTTCCTGACGTACCTGGCCCCCGCACTGGAGGCCCGGGGCGTGCCGACCGCCCTGGCCGGGGCCACCTCCGCACTGTACGGTGCCGGGGCCATGGGGTTCGCTCAGGTGGTCAAGAGGCTTGTGGGGCGGTGGAGTCCGGCCGTGCTGATCCTGGTGGGCGGGGCGCAGGCGGCCGCGGCCTACGCCGTCGCGGCGGCGAGCCGGTCCCTGCCGGCGCTGGCGGTCACCGCGCTGCTGCTGGGCGCCAGTTGGTCGTTCATGCACACCACGCTGCAGTCGTGGGCGACCGTGCTCGTCCCGGCGGCCAGGGCCACCAGCGTCGCGATGTTCGGCGTCAGCCTCTACGGCGGCAGCGCGCTCGCCAGCGGCATGACGGCCGCCGCGGCCGCCGGCCACCAGTACGGCCGGCTCTTCCTGATCGCCGCGCTGCTGACCGTTCCACTGACCCTCGCGGCCGTCGTGGGCCGCGCCCGCTACCGCTGA
- a CDS encoding helix-turn-helix domain-containing protein, translating to MTGVERLSGEGSRAQALRRELGAFLRSRRERLTPAELDLPVAPRRRTPGLRRGEVAELAGISASWYAWLEQGRVRTSAQVLRSVARALRLNEADTAHVLSFVDDPAPGGGSPGWVSRNLLSLVESVSPNPAAVIDPHWDLLAWNAGYAALLTDPARLPPKQRNLPWLVFRWAPARALIANWESEARSLLGQFHAHAAHHPEDRRYAEIVAEVTKDPDAANWYGRRETAAYQPAVRHFRHPGVGELRLRYVKLAALDEPGHHFLCYLPDDRDAEAAVRRLTGGGDSPRPPAP from the coding sequence ATGACCGGGGTGGAGCGGCTGTCCGGTGAGGGAAGCCGGGCGCAGGCGCTGCGCAGGGAGCTCGGCGCGTTCCTCCGCTCGCGCCGGGAACGCCTCACCCCCGCCGAACTGGACCTGCCGGTGGCGCCGCGACGGCGCACCCCGGGGCTGCGCCGCGGCGAGGTGGCCGAACTGGCCGGCATCAGCGCCTCCTGGTACGCCTGGCTGGAACAGGGGCGGGTGCGCACCTCCGCGCAGGTGCTGCGGTCGGTGGCGCGGGCCCTGCGGCTCAACGAGGCCGACACCGCGCACGTCCTGTCGTTCGTCGACGATCCGGCACCGGGCGGAGGGTCGCCGGGGTGGGTCTCGCGCAACCTGCTGTCGCTGGTGGAGTCGGTCTCGCCGAACCCGGCCGCGGTCATCGACCCGCACTGGGACCTGCTCGCCTGGAACGCCGGTTACGCGGCGCTGCTGACCGACCCCGCGCGGCTGCCTCCCAAACAGCGCAACCTTCCGTGGCTGGTGTTCCGTTGGGCGCCCGCCCGTGCCCTGATCGCCAACTGGGAGTCCGAGGCGCGCTCCCTGCTGGGACAGTTCCACGCGCACGCGGCCCACCACCCCGAGGACCGGCGGTACGCCGAGATCGTCGCCGAGGTCACCAAGGACCCGGACGCGGCCAACTGGTACGGCCGGCGGGAGACGGCGGCCTACCAGCCCGCGGTGCGCCACTTCAGGCACCCAGGGGTGGGGGAACTGCGGTTGCGCTACGTGAAGTTGGCCGCCCTCGACGAGCCCGGTCATCACTTCCTGTGCTATCTGCCCGATGACCGGGACGCCGAGGCGGCCGTGCGCAGGCTCACCGGGGGCGGGGACTCCCCACGCCCGCCGGCTCCCTGA
- a CDS encoding flavin reductase family protein codes for MVTPVTSVASTPSTMPPAPSPAREEEGIGPEAFRALMGSHAGAVAVITTADERGNPYGFTCTALCSLSLDPPLLLVCVSNTGHTLPVLVERGEFVVNLLHGRGRRAAEAFAGPTAERFSSVPWEAAPDSGLPLLREDSHTLARCRVDRLHPAGDHTIVIGEVVWTDASEETGPGPLLYGRRRYVAWPD; via the coding sequence ATGGTGACGCCGGTGACCTCGGTGGCCTCGACCCCGTCCACGATGCCACCGGCCCCGTCGCCCGCGCGCGAGGAAGAGGGGATCGGCCCCGAGGCGTTCCGCGCGCTGATGGGATCGCACGCCGGTGCCGTGGCCGTGATCACCACTGCCGACGAACGGGGGAACCCCTACGGCTTCACCTGCACCGCGCTGTGCTCGCTCTCCCTGGACCCGCCACTGCTGCTGGTCTGCGTCTCGAACACGGGCCACACGCTGCCGGTGCTGGTCGAGCGCGGCGAGTTCGTGGTCAACCTCCTGCACGGCCGGGGCCGCCGGGCCGCCGAGGCGTTCGCCGGCCCCACGGCGGAACGCTTCTCGTCGGTGCCCTGGGAGGCGGCCCCCGACAGCGGGCTGCCCCTGCTGCGGGAGGACTCCCACACACTGGCCCGCTGCCGCGTGGACAGGTTGCACCCGGCCGGGGACCACACCATCGTCATCGGCGAGGTGGTGTGGACCGACGCCTCCGAGGAGACCGGCCCGGGGCCGCTGCTGTACGGCAGGCGCCGCTACGTGGCCTGGCCCGACTGA
- a CDS encoding acyl-CoA dehydrogenase family protein — protein MTLPTHVDDLLKLAVETGETLAPLAAEVDAGRSNGHEAYRIVREAGLLGLLIPREAGGAGLSFGTYTRVLEQLGIRNGAAALGFNMHNVVIGALADTAGTPLSPAAESFRSWVFDEVVSHRRMFASAVSEAGNGAKLRGMSTTYRLSEDREHYVLNGEKSFVSLAGAADYYVVAARAEGGESSEVSHFVVAADDPGVSFGQVHRMAAMNGTSTAGMTLDAVTVPRSRLYLSVEGMSLFKLVREPHWMTAGYTGAYLGIAEAIYRFTVDHVTSSPRRAEDPVIQHDLGRMSARLRAARALVHEAGDLIDGERGSVEANAMVHAAKYVVSEVGPELGRDAVRVCGSAAVSGRAPLERLIREASFSSVMPAKPHDCLEYLGKAAVGVNLRDARTFSW, from the coding sequence ATGACGCTGCCAACACACGTGGACGATCTCCTCAAGCTCGCCGTGGAGACCGGCGAGACCCTCGCGCCGCTGGCCGCCGAGGTGGACGCCGGCCGCTCGAACGGCCACGAGGCGTACCGCATCGTGCGCGAGGCCGGCCTGCTCGGCCTGCTCATCCCCCGCGAGGCCGGCGGCGCCGGCCTCAGCTTCGGCACCTACACACGCGTCCTGGAGCAGCTGGGCATCCGCAACGGTGCCGCGGCCCTGGGCTTCAACATGCACAACGTGGTCATCGGCGCCCTCGCCGACACCGCGGGGACGCCGCTGTCCCCGGCCGCGGAGTCCTTCCGCTCCTGGGTCTTCGACGAGGTCGTCAGCCACCGCAGGATGTTCGCCTCCGCCGTCTCGGAGGCCGGCAACGGCGCCAAGCTGCGCGGCATGAGTACCACCTACCGGCTCAGCGAGGACCGCGAGCACTACGTCCTGAACGGCGAGAAGTCCTTCGTCTCGCTCGCCGGGGCCGCCGACTACTACGTCGTGGCGGCCCGCGCCGAGGGCGGCGAGAGCAGCGAGGTCTCGCACTTCGTCGTCGCCGCCGACGACCCGGGCGTCAGCTTCGGCCAGGTCCACCGCATGGCCGCGATGAACGGCACCAGTACCGCCGGGATGACGCTGGACGCGGTGACCGTCCCCCGCTCCCGCCTCTACCTCAGCGTCGAGGGCATGTCGCTGTTCAAGCTCGTCCGCGAACCACACTGGATGACCGCCGGGTACACCGGCGCCTACCTGGGCATCGCCGAGGCCATCTACCGCTTCACCGTGGACCACGTCACCTCCTCGCCGCGGCGCGCCGAGGACCCCGTCATCCAGCACGACCTGGGGCGGATGTCGGCCCGGCTGCGGGCGGCCCGCGCGCTGGTGCACGAGGCCGGCGACCTCATCGACGGCGAGCGCGGCAGTGTGGAGGCCAACGCCATGGTGCACGCCGCGAAGTACGTGGTCAGCGAGGTGGGACCCGAGCTGGGACGGGATGCGGTGCGGGTGTGCGGCTCGGCGGCGGTCAGCGGCAGGGCCCCGCTGGAGCGGCTGATCCGTGAGGCGTCGTTCTCGTCGGTGATGCCCGCCAAGCCGCACGACTGTCTGGAGTACCTCGGCAAGGCCGCGGTCGGGGTCAACCTGCGCGACGCGCGGACCTTCTCATGGTGA
- a CDS encoding acyl-CoA dehydrogenase family protein produces the protein MTSPVDRLLRGGEQEAEALVDACREQAEPLAEQLRGKDFRTQWEAMADLGVLRLAEDGGARPGPVTRSLAMIEGIGLAGVDPGVCYALASQVFGMEFPLRAALPGPAWEAIAHIQDGRALLCHALTERGGGSDPLSMETRARREGDGHVLDGAKTFITAAPVADHAIVFARTAEGRHPFALSAFLFPLDLPGVTRSEPFAKTALPQVPMGELVFEAARLPAGSLIGEEGSGLALMASTTAWERAVLLGYALGPMRRTLRRIVAWAGEREHFGRRMGASHQVASRVSEMALALHRSRVQVYALAARLDAGTPARQLAAEAALTKISVSEDYVRFTEHATALSGVRAFIADSDLPADLHSPMAALTYAGTNDLLRVGVARQFGLPVEN, from the coding sequence GTGACCTCACCCGTCGACCGCCTGCTGCGCGGCGGCGAACAGGAGGCCGAGGCGCTCGTCGACGCCTGTCGGGAGCAGGCCGAGCCGCTCGCCGAACAGCTGCGGGGGAAGGACTTCCGCACGCAGTGGGAGGCGATGGCCGACCTCGGCGTGCTGCGGCTGGCCGAGGACGGCGGTGCGCGCCCCGGACCGGTGACCCGCTCCCTGGCCATGATCGAGGGCATCGGGCTGGCCGGCGTCGACCCGGGCGTGTGCTACGCCCTGGCATCCCAGGTGTTCGGCATGGAGTTCCCGCTCCGTGCCGCACTGCCCGGGCCCGCCTGGGAGGCGATCGCGCACATCCAGGACGGGCGGGCGCTGCTGTGCCACGCGCTGACCGAGCGCGGCGGCGGAAGCGACCCACTGTCGATGGAGACCCGCGCCCGGCGGGAGGGCGACGGCCATGTGCTGGACGGCGCCAAGACGTTCATCACCGCCGCGCCGGTCGCCGACCACGCGATCGTCTTCGCCCGTACCGCCGAGGGCCGCCACCCCTTCGCCCTCTCCGCCTTCCTGTTCCCGCTCGACCTGCCGGGAGTCACCCGCAGCGAGCCGTTCGCCAAGACCGCCCTGCCCCAAGTTCCCATGGGGGAGCTGGTCTTCGAGGCCGCACGGCTGCCGGCCGGCTCGCTGATCGGCGAGGAGGGCTCGGGGCTGGCCCTGATGGCCTCCACCACCGCCTGGGAGCGCGCCGTGCTGCTCGGCTACGCCCTCGGCCCGATGCGCCGCACCCTGCGCCGCATCGTGGCGTGGGCCGGCGAGCGCGAGCACTTCGGCCGCCGTATGGGAGCCAGTCACCAGGTCGCCTCCCGCGTCAGCGAGATGGCGCTGGCGCTGCACCGCTCCCGGGTGCAGGTGTACGCGCTGGCCGCCCGCCTGGACGCCGGCACACCCGCCCGGCAGCTGGCGGCCGAGGCGGCCCTCACCAAGATCTCGGTATCCGAGGACTACGTCCGGTTCACCGAGCACGCCACCGCGCTCTCCGGCGTGAGGGCCTTCATCGCCGACTCCGACCTCCCGGCCGACCTGCACAGCCCGATGGCCGCGCTGACCTACGCGGGCACCAACGACCTGCTGCGCGTGGGCGTGGCCCGCCAGTTCGGCCTCCCGGTCGAGAACTGA
- a CDS encoding acyl carrier protein: MNSVEDLCTLISSKITWGRGEDPQQLTADTPLLEMGLLDSLAIMEIVSALDKEHGLALPDGEVVAANFRTPKALWTLIENLPAGAAK, encoded by the coding sequence GTGAACAGCGTCGAAGACCTCTGCACCCTGATCAGCAGCAAGATCACCTGGGGGCGCGGCGAGGACCCGCAGCAGCTGACCGCCGACACCCCGCTGCTGGAGATGGGCCTGCTCGACTCGCTGGCCATCATGGAGATCGTCAGCGCGCTGGACAAGGAACACGGCCTCGCCCTGCCCGACGGCGAGGTCGTGGCCGCCAACTTCCGCACCCCCAAGGCACTGTGGACGCTCATCGAGAACCTCCCCGCCGGAGCCGCGAAGTGA